atgttaattttagaaaactttttttttttacagtagaaatctttagggatctatttacttgctttttaatttttattttagaattaataaattaaaataataaatacataaagaaatacataataataataataataatacagattTTTAgaattagtattttattttattttttattattatttgtattattattatcaataatttgtattatattattaacAACCATGGAAGCTCACTACaacttttgttgcaattttttaaacaaatctgttaatacagtttaaaaggatttttttttttctattttactgcaaatgaatatctgcttgaaatatcagttatcggcctccttgactactaataatctgtattgttatcggccttaaaaaaaaaatcggtctatcactaattacGATCGTGACGACGGCGGCAAAGCATTTTCTCAATGAAATTCCTCAACCGACTTCGATGTAGTTCAGGAATTTCGAAGTGCAGAGGTTGACtgttattcagcatgtttgccTCTCTTGTCGCcgctaaaacattttgaaatgaggAACTATTAAGAAGGAACTCTCACGAGGAAGGAAATATAATAACTCAATCACAGCCAACTGTTCCGCCACAATAAGAAGTGAGAATCAATTCAAAGTGGTATTTGTAACAAAAAAGGTTTTGACCCTgtggaaatgaaaaatgcaactGGAGTTTTCAGATGAGCTGAAATGTGTTCACTTTATGCTTTGAGAGAGCCTAAGTGTCCTTCAAGTGTTCACGTATGGAACATGGTATTAAAAATTCAAGGATTTGTTGgccatttttgtttaaacacaGAGATAAGAGTGCAACCCTTGTAAATAATTATCTAGGTCACATTTTGTAGTCCCCCCGCCTCTTTACAGAAATGACAGGCGATTCTATCCATATGTCAAAATGTAGCAGAGAAATATTCAGTGCAGTTTTTAGCAAATCAGCTCCTGCACTTTTATCCACAAAAAGTGCTTCATTCATGCAATTGAATGTCAAAGAAAaagttcgacaaaaaaaaaaatgaaatgaatcgaATCCAGCAGTTGAGCAACTTTACGTTTTGCAAGTCAGAATCTTGATATGAATTGTGTTTAAGTGAATTATTGACATCATGCAAACTCAAAACGGTACAAACGAGACGGCAACTGTGCAATACGTCGTCCCATTGCTCGTGAACGTTCGTTTAAAACTCAAGTCGACTTTGTGTCCACGCGACATGATgactgaacaattctgagcgtGAAGGTTTCGTCTTTACTCACTCGCAGCTTTTGGACCGTTAAgaatgtgtatttgtgtgtgtgtgtttttttttgtttttttttaagcatatttaTATTGTGCCTTTAACCGTCTGTATGCAtaatttcgtccctcccgaccgccaggtggcggtgctgtaaaaCAAGCACGGAATCCCCCTTGTCGCGACAGcgttccgtgctggttacagctccgccacctggtggtcgttcgggactcatagaaccgcaGTTACGTTCGTAACTTCCGTTTTGTTAAGTCTTCATAACAATGTATTGTTATCccaagtgttatttttttttcttttctttttttttttaatgccgttTTGGTTATTGTGAATTCAGgatattctttcaaatagtCATTTTTCTCTCAGTTTAGATGTCAGCAaccttttgttttaaatgtactcgaggaaaaaaatatatatttcacgGATCCTGTGTGCTCTGTATTACTGTTGGAATAGATTCATTTACCATTTATTAGTTGCTGTGACATCATGCTAGCTTGGAGACAATCAATAAGTAATACTTGGTATTACTGCCTCGAATTACTCAATGTGGTAACAAAAAAAGGAAGTTAGACAAagcatttgtatgttttttgttcacTTTATGTACAATTGACAAATTGTCGCTTCTGATACATGAAACGATTTTGTGATTACTCTGCATGCCGTGTCTGTTTTCAAGTAAACAATGGGGATGCAATGTTAAAAAGTACAATAGTATTCAAAgcgcttttttttctccgtttcTTTAAccagtcttctttttttattattattattattattatctcatGGTCAGGACTCGTGGGGGGGTCTTTTAGACCACCGTAGCCATTGAGAACGTCTCTGTCAGGATTTCCTGTTTATCTGATAAAATCAGTACATTgtaaatatgctgaccggtgcctttgcatattttcttttatttaatacTTATATAATGTACACTGTACTGTAAGTATTTGAATACTCATTTTGGTACATATTTAAAGCACACATGCAGTTTTGTTGTTCAAATTGCAACCCTTTTGTGCTATGATTCTCATAAGGGTTCAACTATGGTAGTTTTACTTTCATTCTGCCTGCTCATATTTTAAAACGTGTGGACTATGCACAGTTGGCAGAAGATCTCCAGTATTGATTATGGAGGACGATAACTAACAATGACACTTGTAACAGCTTGTCCAATGTACAAATAATAGTAAAATCCTAATCGGTCCTCATTGAGATTGGGGAACTGCTCCCAGTTCCTCGTGACGTACAGTACATGCGTGTCGGTCATCCATGTGCTCGTGTCATGAGTAGAAATTCTCCGCCAACTTCCTCATTCTTTTATTGGAAAGTCTGGTGTCGACTTGTGACACGGCGCCGTCCACTACGTCTTCAGTGGTGTAACTTGGATTGATAATGTGAGGAACGTCGCTCTCCACCGCCATATCACCGGCTGAGAACATGACCGCCTTCTCGGAAGGGCTCACAGCATCTCCTTTCAGCTCCTTTTTAGAAAGGTTCGGATGGCAGAACTTGTAATAGAGTATTTTGACAATGAGGCCAAAGATGTAAAGTGCAACCACACTGATGACGACGATGTAGGCGTAAAAGAGGGGGATTTTAAAAGAAAGGGGTTGCGTGTGCATCCTCCAGCACCACAAACCGCACATGACGGAAACATCAAGCAGGTGGAAGCCGTGATACAACGTCGTCTTGATTCTAGTCCTCTCGTCCACCACGTTGAACCAGGCAAAATACCAAATGAGGCCCACGGTGGCCTGGTAGAGCAACTCGCCACCCGGGCTCTCCATGAACTCCGTCTTGCAGCGCCAGGCGGAGAAGAAGAGGAGCATCCAGGAGCAAATGAAGTGGGCGAAGACGAAGCAGGGCAGGACGGAGGCGAAGAGGGCGATGGCGACCAGCCGGGAGAAGATGAGAAGAAGGTTCCAGATGAAGTAGACGAGTGACGAGAGAAtgggttgtttttctttgtcgGGCAGGAAGGAGCGGAGGGAGCGATGGTACGTGGTCACACTGAAGGCGATAGCTGAAGCCGAGCCCAAGGCCTTCAACACTGAGGATGACGTCACATTAGACAGGCTAAATGGCTATGTCGATACATATAGACCCAGCAGGACGTCAATtcgtttgttagcagctagcaagctaagatagcttaacaactgatatacagcaagacaagtatatccggacacaaacgatttcatgaatgacaatttacaccatgaaagtagtgatcgacatactgtttcaagcaaaaacaacataccttcagCTTCTGCTTCCACTTTTCCCTCCaacaaactcctttttttttttttttttttttagctagcagctccaaacgactggtttcattgagtcgcagtaatgtagtgtcctactcgggacgttttttttatttccaaccttttaacgaaaacgctcgctgAAAATCACATGCATTTGTTATGGGACGTTTGCCCTCCGTGAGGCGCAGCagagcagtgacgtcagctggaagggtctattcacGGGTCACTATTCACGAATTTCTGAAAGGCCCTAAATTGTCACAAGTTGGCGCCATAATCCTTGTGTTAGCACAAGCTACAGCATTTCAATTCAACTATTTAATAATACACTTCAAGCTATTTAATTCGACTCCCAATTGACGTTTACTGCCAAACCAAACAGAAAACCAAGAAAATTAAACTGTGTATTTTGAAGAACTCAACAAATGACTAAAGAAAGGCCctgctagcttgatgctaacgCTAATTAGCATCTATGTTGTCGTGTTTTAATCCAGAGTTTATCGAGTTAGGTCacccattttctttttcttttttttttttttgtaacatgttttgtttatttactattgtttaattttatgttaGTAAGAACAACTTATTAGTATATTATTATGATAGAAGTATTGGAAGTAGGACTAGATATGTTTTTGTATGTCCTCCTCAtccttttgaacatgcaaaTGATGAtactattgatgttttttttctttttttttctctccttttttaacttcaacttgtatttcgtacttgtgatgtgtttgtttatatgttcaataaacccaatcaatcaatcaatcaatcaattttacattaaaaaaaacacaaagcacaCTATAGCTTacttagcaaaaaaataaatccaaaaaaataaacgttgaaatatattattattaccttCTGTTATTTTGTGGAAgagcattttattgttttgcctGCAACTACGTGTGGCTGGCAcagataaattaatttaaaaaaaaaatgttttatttggaaataatTTTTGGTCGAAATCATTGACACTGAATAATTTCCCCGCACCACACCTGATAATCTTTTACGGCACAAAACTGTGCCATGGCATACTGGCTGAGAATCACTGCTTTAACtctttaaattaaaacatgGAACACAGTCAAGTGCAGCAatgtatacatacattttacaATATAACACTACTCACAGGCAAATATTCTCCATATTAGTGATGTACTGTACTAATAGCTCTGAGGTGTTGAGGTGAcacaatgaaactttttttatgAGTACCACTAATATGAGCTCTAGGCAGGATTTGTGATATGCTGAAACGGTTTAAtggcatttacattcatttcaatgacaaaagctgatttgagaaaaaaaaatcacttttttttttttttttttttgcgctcagGGTGCCGACTTGTGGTGCCAATGACTGTTAAAACGTgaggaggagcttcatttagcctCAACTAACTGAACAATCCCACCTTTGTGACGACTCCTACGTTTTACCTGTCAGAGGATCCAGCTGGCCCTGCCGCAGCATGATGGCGAGCATGAGGACCAGTTGCGGCGCACTCTCTGATGCAGCCTCGAAGATCCGCAGCATGCTGAGGTCGTGAGTCAGGAACACTGCAGAGCCTACTGGATATTGGGTCTTGGTAATGCAACTGGAGGATGTGACCTCCACAACGGCAGCATGCCTGAGAAAGAACCGTATCGGACACTTAACTCagtagctcccaaaaacgtataaagattacatattttaaatgttttaaatgtcccaaagacgtatttatacgtttttttgttttgtttttttatgccagagcatagagaaggcttttatgcagtctctctactgcagaaaatggttgagtggcagcagagtataagagatcaaccaggccatgttaaaacaagctgattttgaagcatatttgtgaataatgatgtaacttagctatgttctattgctaattgctgcccaGCGGAAACAGacaggaatatactttttttttcctgataaaagaagagactctaatctctcttttggtaggttccatattttttttatagcaatagaacattatattccgcgggccttgcaaaatctgtcaaaatccaggaaaacacttcagtgaaaatggctgggagtgaatgagttaaatacacaCATTGCTGTGAACAAAAGAGATTCATAAATtgattatgattcagttactgaTTTGGATCGTACCATGttcgaaaatgttcaaacaaatatcttattttgattcCATGCGACCCGACATTGGAGAACTGTTTAGAGCAgttgtgtccaaactacggcccagaaGCCCATTTTCGGCccgtcgtccattttttagtggcccgcgacatatgctaaaattggcatttgactcagttcaaataaaataaaacaaaaatggttggagatggtcaaagtaagacgggagggtattgaaaaacaggtgagttAACTAGAACTaatggaaaaaactaaaactaaaattcaaaaaaatattgttaccgaaataaaatacaagtgaaaatgcttctaaaaaaaaaaaaaaaaaaaaaactaactgaaactacattttatgtttacaaaaccaactaaaactaactataattatagcaaatgtccttcgttttagtctttggtaattaatttaatgcatgaaaaGTAAAagttgaaagtatgtcacacagaagtgatgtcatcttgcagcagccaatagaaaagcaccctcAGAtgacccatggtgtttttttaaatattgtgcacaagtaatacacatttagaaaaaaaaaaaaaaaaaaaaaaactaatactgaaactaataaacaaaactaaaactaagcatattTTAAAgacagaaccaaaaaaaaaaaaaaaaaaaacagaaccaccctgaaaactaataaaaactaattaaaatggaAACTATGATAACCcccaaataaattggtttatatactgtagcatttttctaaacatgcaaaagcacaaataaattatttgtacaatttttaggactaaacactaTTTCTGTTCAGaaaattatgtggcccttgcgtccttctgattttctgtatgtggcccacaaatgaaaaggtttggacactcCTGGTTTCGAGTCTGAAATTCAGACAATAAGAGGCCAATAAGCAAATTGCAACGCATTACATAACTGCAACATGCTGAAGCCCCCCTGCCAAAAAGTCAAGTGTTGGTTCACAGACTTCACACAAATTCCtataaatttattttgtttcacgTTCCTGTAAGTAGGAATGTTTGCATGAACTGGAGAGTGCAGAGCAGGCTGtccacataaataaaaaataaacaatctgtccaaataaaaaatacaccacCCCCAcatgtttaaagttgactttCTATACAAACCTGAAGTAAACTCCCAGCTGTAAAAAGTGCACAGCCTTCAGCTGCCTCGGACTGAGACACTTCTCAACCTTTGTCACCCGCGGAAAGTCATCGTAAGTATACCACAGCCAGCTGTAGGTTTGAGCAAGCACAGACGAGCCCAGCAGGACAAATATCAGTATGCCGAGATAGATATATTGCTCTTCCTGGTATAAAGACACAGCAGTCCCAATGTCCAACCCAATGTCCAACAATAGAAATGCCAGGCCGGCATAAGTGAGGAAACAATCCACCTTGGACAACTTGAACACACTCATGGTTCCACTTTGGACTGCTACATGCTGATAGAGCTCTTCCCACGGCAGACGGCACTCTCTCAATCACTAACTTGAACAGAAAGAAGCCTCTAGTTAGGCACTCCTCCTTCATAAAAATCCTGCCCTCAAGGACTGACTACTCTTAAAGGtatactgtcaaaaaaaaaagaaaaaaaagaaaagaaaactcatGGGGATAACTGTCATTGTGTTACTTTCAGTTTCATGTTTCAATCACAAAGTTGCAGTTTTAAACTATAATAGTACATCGGACTTCCATTTATATGAACTTTATAAgggcaaatgtcaaaattctAGTGCTGTCTAGCGAATATTcctagaatc
This portion of the Festucalex cinctus isolate MCC-2025b chromosome 19, RoL_Fcin_1.0, whole genome shotgun sequence genome encodes:
- the LOC144006913 gene encoding XK-related protein 8-like; amino-acid sequence: MSVFKLSKVDCFLTYAGLAFLLLDIGLDIGTAVSLYQEEQYIYLGILIFVLLGSSVLAQTYSWLWYTYDDFPRVTKVEKCLSPRQLKAVHFLQLGVYFRHAAVVEVTSSSCITKTQYPVGSAVFLTHDLSMLRIFEAASESAPQLVLMLAIMLRQGQLDPLTVLKALGSASAIAFSVTTYHRSLRSFLPDKEKQPILSSLVYFIWNLLLIFSRLVAIALFASVLPCFVFAHFICSWMLLFFSAWRCKTEFMESPGGELLYQATVGLIWYFAWFNVVDERTRIKTTLYHGFHLLDVSVMCGLWCWRMHTQPLSFKIPLFYAYIVVISVVALYIFGLIVKILYYKFCHPNLSKKELKGDAVSPSEKAVMFSAGDMAVESDVPHIINPSYTTEDVVDGAVSQVDTRLSNKRMRKLAENFYS